A single genomic interval of Spinacia oleracea cultivar Varoflay chromosome 6, BTI_SOV_V1, whole genome shotgun sequence harbors:
- the LOC110788302 gene encoding MDIS1-interacting receptor like kinase 2 isoform X1, producing MKPFQTNPSTFFFNFFLFFLLLNNTILSLKPEIQALLSWKHHLSSPTLSSWTLSNAHNLCKWEGIICDQKQNSILAINLANFSISGTLNHLNFTSFPTLKILNLSQNNLNGSIPSSIGNLSSLTSLDLSDNSLAGNVPYQLSNLQELWHLDLGANYLESSDWSRFAPMPFLTHLSLYLNNLEFEFPSFIATCTNLTYLDLTQNLFTGFLPSSLFSSLSKLEFLNLTTNDFHGALPLNIFELNFLKDLRLGNNRFSGLIPEEVGNFFGLEILELYNNSFEGSVPSSLGNLKMLQRLDLRWNKLNSTVPPELGQCSNLSYIGLASNSFTGELPLSLSNLRLLSEIDVSENSLSGNLSPYFFTNWTELIMLQLQYNQFSGTIPPEIGLLTKLDTLFLYNNEFSGSIPSEVGNLEVLNQLDFSSNQLSGPIPSSIRNLTTLTILQLFNNSLNGTLPPETGNMISLQILDLSINRLQGKFPDTVADLVNLKTLSLFNNSFSGEFPKTFGKYSLSLNNFRIAYNSFSGELPQNLCSGFALVEFTAHFNKFTGSLPDCIRKCRELNRVWLEGNQFKGNISLTFGVHPSLDFLNLAHNQFLGTLSPKWGDCTNLTRLELTGNKISGEIPASLGNLLKLVVLNLNSNELSGKIPTEIGKLQQLEQLSLRENHLTGNVPRSIGSLSNLKDLDVSENRLTGKLPVELANCKVLSSLNLSRNGLSDKIPFELGELAELRYFLDISGNAFSGNIPESLSSLTSLQYLNLSHNNLSGNIPGSFSGMISLESVDFSYNKLNGPVPNINVFQKAPSTAFTGNVGLCGEKQGFPQCTSKNSVSHNRKILIEAIVLSFLLLLASVLGVFMFLFWHKRRKRMEEKEATLQKNREFPSYYDNFEMLLWGSAKGRFKFEDLVRATENFNDKYCIGRGGFGSVYKAVLPKDQILAVKRLNKTDSSDTQLTDLKSFDNEIAALTQIRHRNIIKLHGSCSKSGNLYLVYDYAERGSLRGAVYGKEGSLLDWGLRLKIIQGLANALSYLHHDCSPPIVHRDISMNNVLLDAEFEPRLSDFGTAKLLVSGSANWTNIAGSYGYMAPELAFTMKVTEKSDVYSFGVVALEVMIGKHPTEVLSSHFSGAISLDIQDMCLKDILDQRLPPPPPKLEAGVVGVISAALRCTCHFPESRPTMLNVAQKLSSQTQEALFSDPFESINIGMLISLGQYSNP from the exons ATGAAGCCGTTTCAAACAAATCCTTCAACCTTTTTCTTcaactttttcttgtttttcttaCTCCTAAACAACACCATTTTATCACTAAAACCAGAGATTCAAGCTCTTTTATCATGGAAACACCACCTTTCTTCACCAACTCTCTCATCATGGACACTCTCCAATGCccataacttatgcaaatgggAAGGAATCATATGTGATCAGAAGCAAAATTCTATTTTAGCAATAAATCTTGCCAACTTCAGCATTAGTGGAACACTTAACCATTTAAACTTCACTTCATTTCCCACTCTTAAGATCCTTAATCTCAGCCAAAACAACCTTAATGGCTCAATACCATCAAGTATTGGCAACCTCTCGAGCCTGACTTCCTTAGACTTGAGTGACAACAGTCTTGCAGGGAATGTCCCATATCAACTTAGCAATCTTCAGGAGTTATGGCACTTAGACCTCGGCGCGAATTACTTAGAGTCTTCTGACTGGTCGAGGTTTGCTCCAATGCCATTTCTCACCCATCTTAGCCTTTATCTCAATAATCTTGAGTTTGAGTTCCCAAGTTTTATAGCTACTTGTACTAATCTCACTTACCTTGATTTAACACAGAATTTATTCACAGGTTTCTTGCCTAGCTCATTGTTTAGTAGTCTTTCCAAACTTGAGTTTCTAAATCTTACAACAAATGATTTTCATGGTGCTTTGCCATTAAACATTTTTGAGCTTAATTTTCTTAAGGATCTTCGCTTAGGAAATAACCGCTTTAGTGGGTTGATCCCTGAAGAAGTTGGTAATTTCTTTGGCCTTGAAATATTAGAGTTGTATAATAATTCATTTGAAGGGAGTGTACCTTCTTCTTTAGGGAACCTTAAAATGCTTCAAAGACTCGATCTTCGTTGGAACAAATTGAATTCTACTGTTCCTCCTGAGTTAGGCCAGTGCAGTAACTTGTCATACATAGGGTTGGCTTCGAATTCTTTCACCGGGGAATTGCCTTTGTCCTTGAGCAATCTTAGGCTATTATCTGAAATAGATGTCTCCGAAAATTCACTTTCAGGAAATCTGTCTCCCTACTTTTTTACCAATTGGACTGAGTTGATCATGTTGCAACTTCAGTACAATCAGTTCAGTGGGACAATTCCTCCTGAGATCGGCCTGTTAACAAAACTCGACACACTTTTCTTGTACAATAATGAATTTTCTGGTTCAATTCCATCAGAAGTTGGAAATTTAGAGGTTTTGAATCAGTTAGACTTCTCTAGTAATCAACTTTCCGGTCCTATTCCTTCATCAATTCGTAATCTCACAACCCTTACCATCTTGCAACTTTTCAATAACAGTCTCAATGGCACTTTGCCTCCTGAGACCGGCAACATGATATCCTTGCAAATTCTTGATCTTAGCATAAACCGGCTGCAAGGGAAGTTTCCGGATACCGTAGCTGATCTCGTGAACTTAAAAACACTTTCTTTGTTCAACAATAGCTTCTCGGGGGAATTCCCAAAGACTTTTGGTAAGTATAGCCTCTCCTTGAACAACTTTCGTATTGCATACAATAGTTTCTCAGGAGAGCTGCCGCAGAACTTATGCAGTGGGTTTGCGCTTGTTGAGTTTACAGCTCATTTCAACAAGTTCACAGGATCTCTTCCAGATTGCATCAGGAAATGCAGGGAGCTGAATAGAGTATGGCTTGAGGGAAACCAGTTTAAGGGCAATATTTCTCTGACATTTGGGGTTCATCCGAGTCTTGATTTTCTGAACCTTGCTCACAATCAGTTTTTAGGAACACTGTCTCCTAAATGGGGAGACTGCACCAATCTTACTCGATTAGAGCTGACAGGAAATAAGATTTCTGGGGAAATACCAGCTTCATTAGGAAACTTGCTAAAATTGGTGGTTCTCAATCTGAACTCAAATGAGCTGAGTGGAAAAATTCCTACAGAAATCGGAAAGCTGCAACAGCTAGAACAACTTAGCTTAAGAGAAAATCATTTGACAGGAAATGTTCCGAGAAGTATAGGGAGCTTGAGTAATCTGAAGGATCTTGACGTATCAGAGAACAGATTAACAGGAAAACTTCCTGTTGAGCTTGCAAATTGCAAGGTCCTGTCAAGCTTGAATCTGAGCCGCAATGGTTTATCAGACAAAATTCCATTTGAGCTTGGTGAATTGGCTGAGTTACGGTACTTCTTAGACATTAGTGGCAATGCTTTTTCAGGAAACATACCTGAGAGTCTTAGCTCGCTCACCAGTCTGCAATATCTGAATCTCTCTCACAATAATCTCTCAGGAAATATTCCTGGCAGTTTTTCTGGCATGATCAGCTTAGAGTCAGTTGATTTCTCCTACAACAAACTGAATGGTCCAGTTCCCAATATTAATGTCTTCCAGAAAGCACCTTCAACAGCGTTTACTGGGAACGTGGGTTTGTGTGGAGAAAAACAAGGATTTCCTCAGTGTACAAGTAAGAATTCAGTTAGTCATAACAGGAAGATACTGATTGAAGCTATTGTCCTCAGTTTCCTCTTGCTTCTTGCAAGTGTTCTGGGAGTATTTATGTTTCTATTTTGGCACAAAAggagaaaaaggatggaagaaAAGGAAGCAACACTGCAGAAGAACAGGGAATTTCCTTCCTACTATGATAACTTCGAGATGCTGCTTTGGGGATCTGCAAAAGGAAGATTCAAATTCGAAGATTTAGTCAGAGCAACCGAGAACTTCAATGACAAATATTGTATAGGGAGAGGAGGTTTCGGGAGCGTATACAAGGCTGTCTTGCCAAAGGATCAAATTCTTGCAGTTAAAAGACTTAATAAAACCGATTCCAGTGACACCCAATTGACTGATCTCAAGAGCTTCGATAATGAGATCGCGGCACTCACTCAGATCAGGCACCGGAACATCATTAAGCTGCATGGTTCTTGCTCCAAAAGTGGAAACTTGTATCTGGTTTATGACTATGCAGAAAGAGGTAGCCTAAGAGGAGCAGTATATGGCAAGGAAGGATCTCTTTTAGACTGGGGTTTAAGGCTAAAAATCATTCAAGGGTTAGCAAATGCACTTTCTTACCTGCACCATGACTGCTCTCCACCAATTGTGCACCGTGACATATCAATGAACAATGTGTTGCTTGATGCAGAATTTGAGCCTAGGCTTTCGGATTTTGGTACTGCTAAGTTATTGGTCTCTGGTTCAGCCAATTGGACCAACATTGCCGGGTCTTATGGCTATATGGCTCCAG AGTTAGCATTCACCATGAAGGTGACCGAGAAATCTGATGTATACAGCTTTGGGGTTGTGGCATTGGAAGTTATGATAGGAAAACACCCAACTGAGGTATTATCCTCACATTTCTCGGGTGCTATATCGCTTGATATCCAGGATATGTGCTTGAAGGACATATTAGATCAAAGActtccaccaccacctcccAAACTGGAAGCTGGGGTGGTGGGAGTTATTTCTGCAGCATTAAGATGCACCTGCCATTTTCCAGAGTCAAGACCAACCATGCTAAATGTGGCTCAGAAACTATCGTCCCAAACTCAAGAAGCTCTGTTTTCAGACCCTTTCGAGTCAATAAACATTGGCATGCTTATAAGTCTAGGACAATATAGCAATCCATGA
- the LOC110788302 gene encoding MDIS1-interacting receptor like kinase 2 isoform X8 has protein sequence MTHKTTQMQPSLTVSSLRNSKVRRKANPENAMVHPQALAALFHEEWHLCAPSDSIHSLLSINRLQGKFPDTVADLVNLKTLSLFNNSFSGEFPKTFGSLPDCIRKCRELNRVWLEGNQFKGNISLTFGVHPSLDFLNLAHNQFLGTLSPKWGDCTNLTRLELTGNKISGEIPASLGNLLKLVVLNLNSNELSGKIPTEIGKLQQLEQLSLRENHLTGNVPRSIGSLSNLKDLDVSENRLTGKLPVELANCKVLSSLNLSRNGLSDKIPFELGELAELRYFLDISGNAFSGNIPESLSSLTSLQYLNLSHNNLSGNIPGSFSGMISLESVDFSYNKLNGPVPNINVFQKAPSTAFTGNVGLCGEKQGFPQCTSKNSVSHNRKILIEAIVLSFLLLLASVLGVFMFLFWHKRRKRMEEKEATLQKNREFPSYYDNFEMLLWGSAKGRFKFEDLVRATENFNDKYCIGRGGFGSVYKAVLPKDQILAVKRLNKTDSSDTQLTDLKSFDNEIAALTQIRHRNIIKLHGSCSKSGNLYLVYDYAERGSLRGAVYGKEGSLLDWGLRLKIIQGLANALSYLHHDCSPPIVHRDISMNNVLLDAEFEPRLSDFGTAKLLVSGSANWTNIAGSYGYMAPELAFTMKVTEKSDVYSFGVVALEVMIGKHPTEVLSSHFSGAISLDIQDMCLKDILDQRLPPPPPKLEAGVVGVISAALRCTCHFPESRPTMLNVAQKLSSQTQEALFSDPFESINIGMLISLGQYSNP, from the exons ATGACCCACAAAACCACCCAGATGCAACCATCACTCACAGTTTCAAGTCTTAGAAACAGCAAAGTCCGGAGAAAAGCAAACCCAGAAAACGCAATGGTTCATCCTCAAGCTCTTGCTGCCTTATTTCATG AAGAATGGCATCTTTGTGCTCCCTCCGACTCCATTCACTCTCTTCTCAG CATAAACCGGCTGCAAGGGAAGTTTCCGGATACCGTAGCTGATCTCGTGAACTTAAAAACACTTTCTTTGTTCAACAATAGCTTCTCGGGGGAATTCCCAAAGACTTTTG GATCTCTTCCAGATTGCATCAGGAAATGCAGGGAGCTGAATAGAGTATGGCTTGAGGGAAACCAGTTTAAGGGCAATATTTCTCTGACATTTGGGGTTCATCCGAGTCTTGATTTTCTGAACCTTGCTCACAATCAGTTTTTAGGAACACTGTCTCCTAAATGGGGAGACTGCACCAATCTTACTCGATTAGAGCTGACAGGAAATAAGATTTCTGGGGAAATACCAGCTTCATTAGGAAACTTGCTAAAATTGGTGGTTCTCAATCTGAACTCAAATGAGCTGAGTGGAAAAATTCCTACAGAAATCGGAAAGCTGCAACAGCTAGAACAACTTAGCTTAAGAGAAAATCATTTGACAGGAAATGTTCCGAGAAGTATAGGGAGCTTGAGTAATCTGAAGGATCTTGACGTATCAGAGAACAGATTAACAGGAAAACTTCCTGTTGAGCTTGCAAATTGCAAGGTCCTGTCAAGCTTGAATCTGAGCCGCAATGGTTTATCAGACAAAATTCCATTTGAGCTTGGTGAATTGGCTGAGTTACGGTACTTCTTAGACATTAGTGGCAATGCTTTTTCAGGAAACATACCTGAGAGTCTTAGCTCGCTCACCAGTCTGCAATATCTGAATCTCTCTCACAATAATCTCTCAGGAAATATTCCTGGCAGTTTTTCTGGCATGATCAGCTTAGAGTCAGTTGATTTCTCCTACAACAAACTGAATGGTCCAGTTCCCAATATTAATGTCTTCCAGAAAGCACCTTCAACAGCGTTTACTGGGAACGTGGGTTTGTGTGGAGAAAAACAAGGATTTCCTCAGTGTACAAGTAAGAATTCAGTTAGTCATAACAGGAAGATACTGATTGAAGCTATTGTCCTCAGTTTCCTCTTGCTTCTTGCAAGTGTTCTGGGAGTATTTATGTTTCTATTTTGGCACAAAAggagaaaaaggatggaagaaAAGGAAGCAACACTGCAGAAGAACAGGGAATTTCCTTCCTACTATGATAACTTCGAGATGCTGCTTTGGGGATCTGCAAAAGGAAGATTCAAATTCGAAGATTTAGTCAGAGCAACCGAGAACTTCAATGACAAATATTGTATAGGGAGAGGAGGTTTCGGGAGCGTATACAAGGCTGTCTTGCCAAAGGATCAAATTCTTGCAGTTAAAAGACTTAATAAAACCGATTCCAGTGACACCCAATTGACTGATCTCAAGAGCTTCGATAATGAGATCGCGGCACTCACTCAGATCAGGCACCGGAACATCATTAAGCTGCATGGTTCTTGCTCCAAAAGTGGAAACTTGTATCTGGTTTATGACTATGCAGAAAGAGGTAGCCTAAGAGGAGCAGTATATGGCAAGGAAGGATCTCTTTTAGACTGGGGTTTAAGGCTAAAAATCATTCAAGGGTTAGCAAATGCACTTTCTTACCTGCACCATGACTGCTCTCCACCAATTGTGCACCGTGACATATCAATGAACAATGTGTTGCTTGATGCAGAATTTGAGCCTAGGCTTTCGGATTTTGGTACTGCTAAGTTATTGGTCTCTGGTTCAGCCAATTGGACCAACATTGCCGGGTCTTATGGCTATATGGCTCCAG AGTTAGCATTCACCATGAAGGTGACCGAGAAATCTGATGTATACAGCTTTGGGGTTGTGGCATTGGAAGTTATGATAGGAAAACACCCAACTGAGGTATTATCCTCACATTTCTCGGGTGCTATATCGCTTGATATCCAGGATATGTGCTTGAAGGACATATTAGATCAAAGActtccaccaccacctcccAAACTGGAAGCTGGGGTGGTGGGAGTTATTTCTGCAGCATTAAGATGCACCTGCCATTTTCCAGAGTCAAGACCAACCATGCTAAATGTGGCTCAGAAACTATCGTCCCAAACTCAAGAAGCTCTGTTTTCAGACCCTTTCGAGTCAATAAACATTGGCATGCTTATAAGTCTAGGACAATATAGCAATCCATGA
- the LOC110788302 gene encoding MDIS1-interacting receptor like kinase 2 isoform X2, which produces MKPFQTNPSTFFFNFFLFFLLLNNTILSLKPEIQALLSWKHHLSSPTLSSWTLSNAHNLCKWEGIICDQKQNSILAINLANFSISGTLNHLNFTSFPTLKILNLSQNNLNGSIPSSIGNLSSLTSLDLSDNSLAGNVPYQLSNLQELWHLDLGANYLESSDWSRFAPMPFLTHLSLYLNNLEFEFPSFIATCTNLTYLDLTQNLFTGFLPSSLFSSLSKLEFLNLTTNDFHGALPLNIFELNFLKDLRLGNNRFSGLIPEEVGNFFGLEILELYNNSFEGSVPSSLGNLKMLQRLDLRWNKLNSTVPPELGQCSNLSYIGLASNSFTGELPLSLSNLRLLSEIDVSENSLSGNLSPYFFTNWTELIMLQLQYNQFSGTIPPEIGLLTKLDTLFLYNNEFSGSIPSEVGNLEVLNQLDFSSNQLSGPIPSSIRNLTTLTILQLFNNSLNGTLPPETGNMISLQILDLSINRLQGKFPDTVADLVNLKTLSLFNNSFSGEFPKTFAHFNKFTGSLPDCIRKCRELNRVWLEGNQFKGNISLTFGVHPSLDFLNLAHNQFLGTLSPKWGDCTNLTRLELTGNKISGEIPASLGNLLKLVVLNLNSNELSGKIPTEIGKLQQLEQLSLRENHLTGNVPRSIGSLSNLKDLDVSENRLTGKLPVELANCKVLSSLNLSRNGLSDKIPFELGELAELRYFLDISGNAFSGNIPESLSSLTSLQYLNLSHNNLSGNIPGSFSGMISLESVDFSYNKLNGPVPNINVFQKAPSTAFTGNVGLCGEKQGFPQCTSKNSVSHNRKILIEAIVLSFLLLLASVLGVFMFLFWHKRRKRMEEKEATLQKNREFPSYYDNFEMLLWGSAKGRFKFEDLVRATENFNDKYCIGRGGFGSVYKAVLPKDQILAVKRLNKTDSSDTQLTDLKSFDNEIAALTQIRHRNIIKLHGSCSKSGNLYLVYDYAERGSLRGAVYGKEGSLLDWGLRLKIIQGLANALSYLHHDCSPPIVHRDISMNNVLLDAEFEPRLSDFGTAKLLVSGSANWTNIAGSYGYMAPELAFTMKVTEKSDVYSFGVVALEVMIGKHPTEVLSSHFSGAISLDIQDMCLKDILDQRLPPPPPKLEAGVVGVISAALRCTCHFPESRPTMLNVAQKLSSQTQEALFSDPFESINIGMLISLGQYSNP; this is translated from the exons ATGAAGCCGTTTCAAACAAATCCTTCAACCTTTTTCTTcaactttttcttgtttttcttaCTCCTAAACAACACCATTTTATCACTAAAACCAGAGATTCAAGCTCTTTTATCATGGAAACACCACCTTTCTTCACCAACTCTCTCATCATGGACACTCTCCAATGCccataacttatgcaaatgggAAGGAATCATATGTGATCAGAAGCAAAATTCTATTTTAGCAATAAATCTTGCCAACTTCAGCATTAGTGGAACACTTAACCATTTAAACTTCACTTCATTTCCCACTCTTAAGATCCTTAATCTCAGCCAAAACAACCTTAATGGCTCAATACCATCAAGTATTGGCAACCTCTCGAGCCTGACTTCCTTAGACTTGAGTGACAACAGTCTTGCAGGGAATGTCCCATATCAACTTAGCAATCTTCAGGAGTTATGGCACTTAGACCTCGGCGCGAATTACTTAGAGTCTTCTGACTGGTCGAGGTTTGCTCCAATGCCATTTCTCACCCATCTTAGCCTTTATCTCAATAATCTTGAGTTTGAGTTCCCAAGTTTTATAGCTACTTGTACTAATCTCACTTACCTTGATTTAACACAGAATTTATTCACAGGTTTCTTGCCTAGCTCATTGTTTAGTAGTCTTTCCAAACTTGAGTTTCTAAATCTTACAACAAATGATTTTCATGGTGCTTTGCCATTAAACATTTTTGAGCTTAATTTTCTTAAGGATCTTCGCTTAGGAAATAACCGCTTTAGTGGGTTGATCCCTGAAGAAGTTGGTAATTTCTTTGGCCTTGAAATATTAGAGTTGTATAATAATTCATTTGAAGGGAGTGTACCTTCTTCTTTAGGGAACCTTAAAATGCTTCAAAGACTCGATCTTCGTTGGAACAAATTGAATTCTACTGTTCCTCCTGAGTTAGGCCAGTGCAGTAACTTGTCATACATAGGGTTGGCTTCGAATTCTTTCACCGGGGAATTGCCTTTGTCCTTGAGCAATCTTAGGCTATTATCTGAAATAGATGTCTCCGAAAATTCACTTTCAGGAAATCTGTCTCCCTACTTTTTTACCAATTGGACTGAGTTGATCATGTTGCAACTTCAGTACAATCAGTTCAGTGGGACAATTCCTCCTGAGATCGGCCTGTTAACAAAACTCGACACACTTTTCTTGTACAATAATGAATTTTCTGGTTCAATTCCATCAGAAGTTGGAAATTTAGAGGTTTTGAATCAGTTAGACTTCTCTAGTAATCAACTTTCCGGTCCTATTCCTTCATCAATTCGTAATCTCACAACCCTTACCATCTTGCAACTTTTCAATAACAGTCTCAATGGCACTTTGCCTCCTGAGACCGGCAACATGATATCCTTGCAAATTCTTGATCTTAGCATAAACCGGCTGCAAGGGAAGTTTCCGGATACCGTAGCTGATCTCGTGAACTTAAAAACACTTTCTTTGTTCAACAATAGCTTCTCGGGGGAATTCCCAAAGACTTTTG CTCATTTCAACAAGTTCACAGGATCTCTTCCAGATTGCATCAGGAAATGCAGGGAGCTGAATAGAGTATGGCTTGAGGGAAACCAGTTTAAGGGCAATATTTCTCTGACATTTGGGGTTCATCCGAGTCTTGATTTTCTGAACCTTGCTCACAATCAGTTTTTAGGAACACTGTCTCCTAAATGGGGAGACTGCACCAATCTTACTCGATTAGAGCTGACAGGAAATAAGATTTCTGGGGAAATACCAGCTTCATTAGGAAACTTGCTAAAATTGGTGGTTCTCAATCTGAACTCAAATGAGCTGAGTGGAAAAATTCCTACAGAAATCGGAAAGCTGCAACAGCTAGAACAACTTAGCTTAAGAGAAAATCATTTGACAGGAAATGTTCCGAGAAGTATAGGGAGCTTGAGTAATCTGAAGGATCTTGACGTATCAGAGAACAGATTAACAGGAAAACTTCCTGTTGAGCTTGCAAATTGCAAGGTCCTGTCAAGCTTGAATCTGAGCCGCAATGGTTTATCAGACAAAATTCCATTTGAGCTTGGTGAATTGGCTGAGTTACGGTACTTCTTAGACATTAGTGGCAATGCTTTTTCAGGAAACATACCTGAGAGTCTTAGCTCGCTCACCAGTCTGCAATATCTGAATCTCTCTCACAATAATCTCTCAGGAAATATTCCTGGCAGTTTTTCTGGCATGATCAGCTTAGAGTCAGTTGATTTCTCCTACAACAAACTGAATGGTCCAGTTCCCAATATTAATGTCTTCCAGAAAGCACCTTCAACAGCGTTTACTGGGAACGTGGGTTTGTGTGGAGAAAAACAAGGATTTCCTCAGTGTACAAGTAAGAATTCAGTTAGTCATAACAGGAAGATACTGATTGAAGCTATTGTCCTCAGTTTCCTCTTGCTTCTTGCAAGTGTTCTGGGAGTATTTATGTTTCTATTTTGGCACAAAAggagaaaaaggatggaagaaAAGGAAGCAACACTGCAGAAGAACAGGGAATTTCCTTCCTACTATGATAACTTCGAGATGCTGCTTTGGGGATCTGCAAAAGGAAGATTCAAATTCGAAGATTTAGTCAGAGCAACCGAGAACTTCAATGACAAATATTGTATAGGGAGAGGAGGTTTCGGGAGCGTATACAAGGCTGTCTTGCCAAAGGATCAAATTCTTGCAGTTAAAAGACTTAATAAAACCGATTCCAGTGACACCCAATTGACTGATCTCAAGAGCTTCGATAATGAGATCGCGGCACTCACTCAGATCAGGCACCGGAACATCATTAAGCTGCATGGTTCTTGCTCCAAAAGTGGAAACTTGTATCTGGTTTATGACTATGCAGAAAGAGGTAGCCTAAGAGGAGCAGTATATGGCAAGGAAGGATCTCTTTTAGACTGGGGTTTAAGGCTAAAAATCATTCAAGGGTTAGCAAATGCACTTTCTTACCTGCACCATGACTGCTCTCCACCAATTGTGCACCGTGACATATCAATGAACAATGTGTTGCTTGATGCAGAATTTGAGCCTAGGCTTTCGGATTTTGGTACTGCTAAGTTATTGGTCTCTGGTTCAGCCAATTGGACCAACATTGCCGGGTCTTATGGCTATATGGCTCCAG AGTTAGCATTCACCATGAAGGTGACCGAGAAATCTGATGTATACAGCTTTGGGGTTGTGGCATTGGAAGTTATGATAGGAAAACACCCAACTGAGGTATTATCCTCACATTTCTCGGGTGCTATATCGCTTGATATCCAGGATATGTGCTTGAAGGACATATTAGATCAAAGActtccaccaccacctcccAAACTGGAAGCTGGGGTGGTGGGAGTTATTTCTGCAGCATTAAGATGCACCTGCCATTTTCCAGAGTCAAGACCAACCATGCTAAATGTGGCTCAGAAACTATCGTCCCAAACTCAAGAAGCTCTGTTTTCAGACCCTTTCGAGTCAATAAACATTGGCATGCTTATAAGTCTAGGACAATATAGCAATCCATGA